TCTTCACAAACAGAAAGTGTCCCCTATCGGGGACGCTTTCTCATAATTTCTGTCAGGCGGTCAGGGTCTCCTATACGGTGAAGTTGAAACGACACCACCGAAAGGAGACCTGCCCCCATGTTACCCCTACTGCTGCTCTTCCTGGGATTGCCTGCCCATCAAACCCGCTTCTTCGCTCACCTCATTCCCCTCTGGCAAGCCATACCAGGTCGGGTCAACGCCAGGAACTTCAGCCGCTATAGCGAGTGGGATGAACGCACCTTCCGTCGATGGATGCACAAGACGCTGCCCTGGGGTGAACTGCACTGGGGACTGGTGCGACTCCTGATTCGCTGGGGGGTCCTCGGTTCACGCTTCATCCTGGCCATCGACGCCAGTTTCATTCCCAAGTCAGGCAAGAACACCGAAGGGCTCGGGGCATTCTGGAACGGCTCACAGAGCCGTTCCGAGACCGGACTGGAGTTGTCCTGCCTGGCCCTGATCAGCCTCACCGGACAGCATGCCTTCCCGCTGGACATCCGCCAGACCCGGCCCAAACAGGACCGGGCGGATCGCCTCGAACAGTATCTGGAGCAACTGAAAGACGTCTTCAGCCAGCGACGCACTTGGCTGTCCGGTCATCTGCGCGCGGTGGTTGCCGACGGTCAGTACGCCAAGAAGATGTTCATGGACGCCGTCCATGCCGAAAAGATTGCCTTCGTCACCAAGCTCCAGTCGAATGCCAATCTGCTCTACCCGTTTACGGGCGAGCATCCCACACGCCGGGGTGCCCGGCGGAAGTGGGGTGGCAAGGTCGATTTCAAAGACTGGAGCGGGTGGCAGAGCGTCCCGGGTGACGCTCAGGAGCGGGTGTGGACGCGGGTGGTGTGGGCGCCGCACTTCGACCGCTTTCTGCGGGTGGTGGTGATCGAGCGTCTGGACCGGAAGGGTCAGGTGAAGGCCCATGTGGTCCTGTGCAGCACGGATACGACCATGCCGGCGCAGGAGATCCGGGCGCTGTACAGCGCCCGGTTCCAACTGGAGTTCGTCTTCCGTGATGCCAAGCAGTTCGCGGGGCTGACGACCTGCCAACTGCGGTCGACGACGGGGCTGGAGAATCACTGGAACGCCGCGTGTTTCGCGTTGTCGCTGGGTCGTGCGGAGCAACTGCTGGAGCGGTCTGCCCGTACGGGCAGACCGGCGGGCGTGGTGCCGTTTTCGTACGAGGATGTGAAGCGCCGCGCGTATAACAGGCTGTTTGCCTCGCGAATTATGGCCAATCTGGGTCTTTCACGGCGATTCGCTGAATTGGAGGAACATCCGTCCAGGCCGCTGGATCTCGGCGTCAAAGCTGCTTGAACCTGTCCGCACCATTGGTCATGCGGAATTCGTCTGACCGCCTGTGGTCGGCCTGCCAGAGCAGCCCATGCGCAGCAGGCGAGGTGTGACCCCGTATTATGCTATTTACATATTTGATCTCGTGGGGTAGGGTGAAAAGTGAAAACCTTACTCTTCCATCTCCCTTCCGAGGTTCCCCATGATCGTCGAGACGAAACTGATCGGCCGCCGCACTCCCTTCGAACGCCGCCCCATCGACCTCCCGGACGGCCCGCACACCCTGGCGGGCCTCCTCACGCACCTCGTCGAGCATGAGGTCGCGGCGTACCGGGAACGCCAGGACAGCGTGGGCGTGCTGCGCGTCCTCACCGAACGCGAGTTGCAGGACGCCGCCCAGACCGGCCGTGTCACGGTCGCCCCGCAGGAACGCGGCGGCGACGTGCACACGCCCGACGCGGTCCGCACTGCGCTGACCGCCTTCCGGGACGGCCTGTACTACGTGTTCATCGACGAGCAGCAGGTCACGGAACTCGACGACCCCGTCACCATCCGCCCCGACAGTACCCTGCTGATCGTGCGCCTGACCGCGCTGGCGGGCGGATGAGCGGGGACGTGCAGGACCTGCTGCGCGCCAGTCAGCAGCCCTGGAAGGCGGCGTTCGAGGCGCGGCTGGCTTCCCTGCCCACGGAACTGGCCGGGCCGCTCGGCGCACTCCACCGGGGAAGCAGCGACCCGCAGGTCCGCGAGGGCCAGCAGCAGGCCGTCACGGACCTCCTGCACACCAGCACGCCAGAAGTCCGGCAGCTCATCGCGGCCGCGTTCTTCCCGCAGTTCCCGGAGCTGGCGGCCCGCACGCTGGAGGCCCTGCTCACCCGCCACCCGTACCCGCAGGGGTACGCCCGCCGCGCCTTCCGCGCCCCCGGTCACCGGCTGGCCGCCGCGCACGCGCAGGCGTGGCTGTGGCAGACCTGGCACGCCACCCGCGAGTACCCGCAGCCTATCGGGTGGTTCGCGGTGCACGCGGGCCTGCTGAACGCCTGGCAGGCGCACGGCCTGGGCCTGCTGCTCGGGCAGGCGATCAGCGACGGCAACGAGGAAGTGTACGGCGTGCTGCGCGACACGGCGGGCACGCAGCACCCGGTGGCGCGCATGGGCCGCCACGTGCCCGGCGCCCTGCTGAGCAGCACCCGCGAGGACGCCTGGACGCTCGCCGAGGGCCTGCTGCTCGCCGCGCAGCGCCAGGAGGGCCTGCGTCAGGTGATCCTCGAGACGGTGGACGAGGCCAGCCCGGACGCCTTCACCCGCCTGCTGCGCCTGATCCTGAAAGAGGACCTGCTGCGCTTCGCCGCGACCCTGCGCGCCGCGTGCGTGTGGTTCGGCCTGAACTACGACGTGACCGACCTGAAAACGGTACGCGCCCACCTCACGCAGGCGCTCGCCTTCCTGGGCGACCCGGCTGCCGCCCGCGCCACTGTGACGACCGGGGCGGGCGTGGACACGTACCTCGCGCTGTTCACGCTCGCCATGCGCGACGCCGTGCACGCCGCCGACCTCGCCCGCCCGCTGCTGGGGGACGCCGACGCCGCCCGCCGCATGGCCGCCGCGCAGTACCTGACGGCCGCCGAACTCCTCACGGACGACGACCGCCGGACCCTTCTGCGCGACCCGGACCTGCGCCTCGCCGCGCTGGCGGGCAGCGCCGTGAACCGCTGGGCGGGCAGCGACCTCTTCACCTTCGAGGCATTTGAAACCTACGCCCAGCGCCTGCCGGAATCGGCGCGGCACGACCCGCTCCTGTTCCCGTGGCTGGGGCAGATTCCGGCCCGCGACTCCGCCCTGGACGCCCTGCCCACCCTGCGCGGCGGGCGGCCCTTCACGGTCCTCGCCCCGCACCTGAACGGCATGAGCGTGTACGGCAAGACGGCCGTGCTGCGCGCCCTGGGCGAACAGGCGAAGGCGGCGCCGCTGGACGCCCCGACCCGCGCCCTGCTGCTGACCCTGCTTCAGGACCGCAACAGCAGCGTCTCGCAGGAAGCCGTGACCGTCATGGCGCACTTCACGCCCGAGCCCGCCGAGATCGGCGCCGTGCACACCCTGCTGAAACGCAGGAGCGCCGACCTGAGGCGCGGCCTGATCCGCCTGCTCGCCAGCGACCCCGCCCAGGCGCAGGCCAGCGCCCACACCCTGCTCGGCGGGAACACCGACCAGCGGCAGGCGGCCCTGCAACTCCTGATCGAGACGGGCGGCACCCTGCCCGGCGACTTCCGCCCGAAGAACGTCACCGAGCAGACCCTGCTCGCGCGCCTGACGGACCCCGGCTCGCAGGTCAGCCTGCACGACGGGCTGGGCCTGTTCGACCCGTCCCGCCTGACCCGCCCCGCGCCCCTGCACGCGCGCACGCGGGACTACCCGGCGGAATTGCAGCGCGGCGCGGCCCTGCTGCGCAGCCTGGACGCCCTGATCGTCCAGCACCGCGAGACGCCCCTGGTGGGCGTCGGCTGGGACGGCCGCGAGACCGTGCTGCTCGGCAACGTCAGCCCCTGGTACCTGCGGCCCGGCCGGGACGGGCAACCCATGCCGCTCGATGACCTGTGGCAGGCGTGGTGGAACGCCCGCCCGGACGCGCAGGACGGCGACCTGACCCGCATGCGCTGGACGCTGGCGCACTTCGTCGCCCGCAACGACACCACCGAAAGCGAACTGCAGAGCGAACTGGACGGCGCGGAACTGGGTCCTGCCACGCAGGTCGCGGCCGACATCTCCGACGCGGACGGCAGTGGAGCTGATGCCGATAGTTCCGATGCCCCCACTGCAACGCAGGTATTCCAGGACTTCCAGCGTATCTTCCGCCTCACGCTCGGGCCTCTTGTCGCCATGCGGCTGGAGCACCCGGACATCGCACGCGTGATCGTGGACGCCCTGCACGATCAGCACGCCACGCACACCGACACCGAGATGGCGCTGGACGCCTGGGAGACGGCCCTGAGTCACGTGCCGCTTGACCTCGAGTTGTGGGTCGATCCCAGATATTCCTGGCGCAGGGACGACCCCCGCGACCTGCTCGACCCGCTGCGCCCGCGTGGTGCCTGGGTCAGCTGGACGGCGGAGCACGTGCAGCGCCTGTGGAACGTGACCCTGCACCTGGGGCAGGCGTTCCCGGAGCTGCCGCGTCAACGGCCGGACACCGCGCTGCTGCTGCGCGCATACGAGCACGGCTGGGCGAACCGCGACGACCTGCTCGACCAGCTGATCGGAGCACGCCCGGAACGCGCAGGGTATTCCTCCGGCAGCGACTTCCGTGACCTGGGCGCCTACACGCGCCGGACCGTCCGGGCGGACCTGCCCACCCACCCGGACTGGCTGAGCGCCGTGAACGCCGTGCGCGAGAGGGTGCTGGAGGTGGAACTGGCGCGCGGGGATCTGGAGACGCCGGCCACGCGGCCCGCGCTGGCCCTGCAGGGCGCGCACGGTGCGGACCTGCCGCTGCGTCTGCTGGCCGCCCTGGGCAAGAATTCCCTGAAGCGCGGCTACCAGGGCCGCAACGAGAGCCGCGACGTGACGTTCAGTCACCTGATCCGCGTGTCGTTCCCGCTGCCGGGCGACACGCCCGCCGGGTTCCGCGCGCAGGCGCAGGCGCTGAAACTGACGGACGCGCGTCTGCTGGACCTCGCGATGTTCGCGCCGCAGTGGGCGCCGCTGGTGTCCGGCGCACTCGGCTGGCGGGGGTTGCAGGACGGCGTGTACTGGCTGCACGCGCACACCCGCGACAGCAACTGGAGCGTCCCGCAGGACGTCCGTGACGCGTGGGAGGCCGAGATCACCGAACGCACGCCCCTGAGCGCGGCCGACCTGACCGAGGGCGCCGTGGACGTCGAGTGGTTCCGGCGGACCCACGGGGCGCTGGGCGCGCAGCGGTTCGCGGCGTTGCTGGACGCCGCGAAGTACGCCAGCAGCAGCGGCGGGCACAAGCGGGCCGAAACGTTCGCCCGCGCGGTCCTCGGCGAGCTGGACGAAACGGAACTGCGCGCCCGTATTCACGACAGGCGCAACCAGGACGCCGTGCGCGCCCTGGGCCTGCTGCCCCTGCCACGCACGAAGGGGGCGGCGCGGGCGAAGGCGTCGGCGGCCCGTCACGTGACGGAACGCTACCGCGTGATCAGCGAGTTCCGGCGCGGCGCGCGGCAGTTCGGCGCTCAGCGGCAGGCCAGCGAGCGCCGCGCGGCCGACATCGGCCTGCACAACCTCGCCCGCACCGCCGGGTACACGGACCCGCAGCGGCTCGTGTGGGCCATGGAGGCCCGCACCGCGCCCGACTGGACGCAGACCGTCACCGTGGACGGCGTGACGCTCGGCATCGCCCTGACGGACGCCGGGGAGGCCAGCCTGACTGTCCGGCGCGACGAGAAGACCCTCAAAACCCTGCCGCCCGCCCTGAAGAAGGTGCCGGAGGTGATCGCCCTCCGGGAGAGCGTCACCGAGCTGAATGCCACGCGTCTGCGCATGCGCGCCGCGCTGGAGGACGCCATGATCCGCGGCGACCACCTGCAACCGCAGGAACTGAGTGACCTGGCCGCGCACCCCGTCATCGCGCCCATGCTGCGCAGCCTCGTGTGGGTCATGAACGAGGAGCACGCCGGGTGGTGGCAGGGCGACACCCTGGGCACGCCCGGCGGCCCCCGGGTGATCGGCGAGCACGCCCTGCGGCTCGCGCACCCGCACGACCTGTTCACGCTCGGGCAGTGGCCAGCCTTCCAGGCGCAGGTCATGGAACGCAGCGTCACGCAGCCGTTCAGGCAGGTGTTCCGCGAGTACTACCCGCCCACCCCGGCCGAGGCGGACGCGAAACGCAGCACCCGCTTCGACGGGCATCACGTGCAGCCCGGCAAGGCCGCCGCCCTCCTGAAAACACGCGGCTGGGTGCCGGTGCCCGAGGAAGGCGTCCGCAAGACCTGGCACGCCGAGGGCCTCAACGTGTGGATCGACACCAGCCTCGGCTACGGCACCCCGAACGAGGTCGAGGGCACCCCGCTGAACGCCGCGTACTTCCTGCCGCACGGCGCGACCGAACCCCTGACGCTCTCACAGGTGCCGCCCCGCGTGTTCAGCGAGACCATGCGCGACCTCGACCTCGTCGTGTCCGTCGCGCATGTGGGTGGCGTGGACCCGGAAGCCACGCAGAGCACCACCGAGATGCGCGCCGCCCTGCTGCGCGAGACGCTGCGCCTCCTGCAACTCGGCAACGTCCGCCTGGAGAACGACCACGCTCTGATCGACGGGCATCACGCGCGCTACACCGTGCACCTCGGCAGCGGCACCGTGCACCGCCAGCCCGGCGGATCCCTGTGCATCATTCCCGTGCACAACGCGCACCAGGGCCGGGTGTTCCTGCCGTTCGCGGACCCCGACCCGCGCACCGCCGAGGTCGTCAGCAAGGTCCTGCTGCTCGCCGAGGACCGCAGGATCCAGGACCCCACCATCCTCGAACAGCTGCGCTGACCGGCCGGGCGGGGCGGGGGACCGGGTCAGGGCGTGGTGCTTCAGCCCGGCACAGGCCAGCCCTGGACCGACACGCCGCCGAAGACAGCGCGTTGCAGGCCGGGCGAGAAGAAGTCGGGGCCGGGCGAACTGACCCGGTCCAGCGTGCCCAGGTGCTCTGGCGTGAGCTGCACCTCCAGCGAGGCGAGGTTCGCCGCGAGCTGCGCGGGTGTGCTGGCCCCGATCAGGGTGGATGTCACGCCCGGTTGCGCCGCCGCCCACGCGAGGGCCACCTGCGCGGGCGTGTGGCCGGTCTGCGCGGCGACTTCCCGCAGGGTGTCCAGGATCGCCCAGTTGCGGTCCGTGAATTTCGTGAACGGACCCTGGAACGGGTTGCTGCCGCTCAGGCGTCCCTGGCTGGCCGTGTCGGCGCGGGTGTACTTGCCGGTCAGGAACCCGCCGGCCAGCGGACTCCAGGGCACGAGGCCCATGCCGCTGTCGGCGGCGGCGGGACGATGCTCGGCTTCCAGTTGCCGGGCCACCAGTGAGTACTCCAGCTGACTGGCGACCGGTCCCGGCACGTGGTGCGCCTGCGCCAGCGTGGCCATCTTCGTGGCGTACCACGCGGGGATGTCCGACAGGCCGAAATAACGGATCTGCCCCGAGCGCACCAGATCACCCATGGTCTGCAAAACCTCTTCTGCGGGCGTGACCATGTCGTACACGTGCAGCCAGTACAGGTCGACGTAGTCGGTCCCGAGGCGCCGCAGAGACGCATTGAGGGCGGCGTGGATGTGCTTGCGGCCGTTCCCGCCAGCGTGCGGGTTGCCGGGCTGGACGTTGAAGCCGGACTTGGTCGCCAGGACCACCTGATCGCGGACGCCGCGCTCGGCGATGAAGCGGCCCACGAGTTCCTCGCTGCGCCCGCCGGAGTACACGTCGGCCGTGTCGATGAAGTTCCCGCCGCCCTGCAGGTAGGTGTCGAACACCTGCCCGGACACGTCGTCCGGGGAACCCCAGGCGGCGTTCCCGAAGGTCATGGTGCCCAGCGCCAGCGGGCTGACGATCAGGCCGGAGCGGCCCAGCGTGCGCCCGTCGCTCAGCTTCACGCGTGTGGTGGGGGTGCGCATCAGAAGCGCAGCCGGGTGTGGCTGATGCCGCCGTCCACGTCCAGAACGCTGCCGTGAATGAAGGCCGCCTCGTCCGTGAGCAGGAAGCGCACGGCGTGGGCGACATCGACCGGGCGCACGGGCCGGGCGGCGACCGTGGCGGCCGTCATGGCGTCCAGGACCGCGCCGTGCGCGGCGTTGCCGGGGGTCAGGGTGACGCCGGGCGCGACCGTGTTCACGCGCACGCCGCGCGGCCCGTACTCGGCGGCCCAGTTGCGCCCGAGCTGTTCGGCGGCTGCTTTCGAGGCGGTGTACAGCGCGCCGCTGGCCGTGCCGGTTCGGGCCATCCACGACCCGATGTTGACGATGTGGCCACTGCCGCGCGCGGCCATGCCCGGCGCGATGGCCGCCACCAGCACGTGCGGGGCGCGGATGTTGACGTTCAGGATCGCTTCGAGGTCGTCGTCGGTCAGGTCCTCGGTGGCGGTGACGGGGTACACGCCGGCATTGTTGACCAGGATGTCCACCTGCCCGCCGAGGGCGTCGGTGGCGTGGCGCGCGAAGGTGCGCACGTCGTCGGGCGTGCCGGACAGGTCGGCGGTGACGGCGGTCGCCTGCCCGCCAGCCCGCAGGATGCTGTCGGCGACGTGCCGGGCGCGGGCAGCGTCGCGTCCGCTGACGATCACGTGTGCGCCCGAGGCGGCCAGGACGCGCGCGGTGGCCTCGCCGATGCCGCCCGTGGACCCGGTGACGATGGCCGTGCGCCCGGCGAGGCGGGTGTCGGTGGGAAGACTGGAGAGCAGGTCGTCGTTGCTGGGTAGGGTCTGCATGGGGCGCCTCCTGGGGCAGTTGCCAGAGCGGTTGTATTGTGCAACTGGTTGCACGCTACCGTAACTGGTGCAATCATGCAAGCAGTGAAACCGGCCGCCCCCCCACCCCCCACCGGAACGCCCCGGTCAGGCTGCCCCGTCAGCCTCGGCCTCGACATCTTCGGAGACCGCTGGACCCTCCTGATCGTGCGCGACCTGATGTTCAGCGGCAAACGCCACTACCGCGAGATGCTCGCCTCCGACGAACATATCTCCTCGAACATCCTCGCCGACCGCCTCAAAACCCTGCTGGGCGAGGGCATCATCACCAAAACCGCCGACCCCACCCACCAGCAGAAAGTCATCTACAGCCTCACCGAGAAGGGCGTCTCACTGCTGCCCATCCTGATGGCGATCAGCGACTGGAGCCACGCCCACCGCCCCGTCAGCGACGCGTACCTTCCCGCGCCCGCCCCGGCGACCCTGCCGCCCGCCTGGCAGCAGGAACTGGACCGCGTGCGCGCCGCGCACCTGAACCCGGAACTGCTGTAGGCCAATCCGTCAGCCCCGGTGCCGTCAGGGCACTTCCTCCTCAGGGCACCTCCCCGAACGCGAGGTACACCCGCGCGACGAACGCCGGGTCGCCCAGCTGCCCGCCCAGCAGCTCCTCGATTCGCTTCAGGCGGTAACGCAGGGTGTTCAGGTGCAGGTTCATCTCATCTGCCAGCACGGCCAGTGAGCCCGTGTGGCCCAGGTAGGCGCGCAGAGTGGCGGCCAGTTTCCCGTCCGGGTCCCCGGCGCGCAGTCGGGCCTGCCAGTCGGCGGCGTGCGCGGCCCGCTCTGGGCTGTCCAGCAGGGGCCGCAGGGGGTCGGGCTGCGTGAAGGTGGCCGACCCGCGCGGCCCGGCGTGCGCGAGGGCCTGCGCCGCCTCCCGCAGCGCCGCGCCCACCGCGCCGGGGTCGGCGTGCGGGCGGCTCACGCCCAGGCGGAACGGGGCGGCTGTGGCGTTCAGCAGCGCCTCGTGCAACCCGGCCGCCCCGGCCGGATCGGCGGCGGGCCACAGCCACACGCTCACGTCACTGTCCCCCTGTGCGCGTACGGCGGTCAGGCTGGTCAGCCCCCGGCGGTAGAAGAAGCCCTCACCGACGCTGCACAGCACGTCCAGCTGCGCCGTGCGGGCCTCCCGCGCGCGGGCTGAACGCGGGGGCGGGCCGTCCAGGCGCAGCGCGGCGACCGTGAAGCCCTCGCCGGGTGGGAGTTGCGCCGCGTCCCCCGAGAGCAGTGCCTCGAACTGCCGCTCGCCGACCCGCCGCCGCGCCGCGCCCGCCGCCGCCGCCTGAAGCCGCGCCAGCCGCAGCAGTTCCGCGATCAGCGCCGCCAGATCCGCCCAGCCGGGATCGGCGCGCAGGTGTAGCGTCCCGACCGGGCGCCGCTCGAACGCCAGGGGCACCTCGGTCAGTTCCGCGCCGTCCGGAGCGTGCCCGGCGTGCGCCACGACGTCGCCCCAGCTGGCCCGCACGGTCACCTCGCCGCCCGTCACCCCTGCCAGCCAGCGGGCCAGCGCCGCCTCCGGTTGCGGGTGGTTCAGGGCGCGCTGCGCGCCGTCCAGCAGGGCGCGCAGGCCCGGCAGGTGCGGCCTTAGCGTGTCTGCCTGGAGGCGAGTGAACGCGGCGCGGACGTCCGCTGCCGGAACGTCAGGCACCGCACGAACAGCCGCTTCCACGTCCAGCACAACCTCATCGCCTGCTGTGTGGGAGAGGCCCAGCGCCTCCCGCAACGCCGCGAGCGTCACCGTCATGCCGTCCACCCCAGCCTGTGCATTGTCGATCTGGGCATTGTCGGATCATACAAAAGCCCTTGTGGTTTCTGTGCATCACGCCGTTGAGCCTCTCGCCCGCGCGGGCCTACGCTGCGGGGAAGCACAACTCACGTTCCGGGCGCATCCCGACGCGCCCCTCTCTGGAGGGTTCATGACCACCATTCCGTCCCCGTCCCCCGTGGACGCCCTGCACGACCGCCTGCGCGAGCCGCTGCGCCACTTCATCGGTGGCGAGTGGGTCAGCGCGCAGTCCGGCGACACCTTCGACTTCCACGCGCCCAGCGACAACCGCGTGCTGGGACAGGCCGCCAGTGGCGACGCGCGCGATATCGACCGCGCCGCGCAGGCCGCGCACGCCGCATTCCCCGCCTGGAAAGCCCTGAGCGGCAAGAAGCGCCGCGCGCTGCTGTACCGCGTCGCCGACCTGATTGAAGCCCGCGCGCACGACATTGCCGTGGCCGAGAGCACCGATACCGGGCAGCCCATCCGCTTCATGAAGAGTGCCGCCGTGCGCGCCGCCGAGAACTTCCGCTTCTTCGCCGACCGCGCCGAGGGCGCCCAGGACGGCCTGAGCCTCCCCACCGACGGTTTCCTGAACTACACCGTCCGCCAGCCCATCGGGCCGGTCGGCGTGATCACCCCCTGGAACACGCCGTTCATGCTGAGTTCCTGGAAGATCGCGCCCGCCCTGGCCGCCGGGTGCACGGTCGTGCACAAACCCGCCGAGTGGAGCCCGGTGACCGCCACGATCCTCGCGGAGATCATGCACGAGGCGGGCATTCCCGCCGGGGTGGTGAACCTCGTGCACGGCTTCGGCGAGAGCGCCGGGAAGGCCCTGACCGAGCACCCGCTGATCCGCGCCATCGCGTTCATCGGCGAGAGCCGCACCGGCAGTCTGATCCAGAAGCAGGGCGCGGACACCCTCAAACGCGTGCACCTCGAACTGGGCGGGAAGAACCCGGTCGTGGTGTTCGACGACGCCGACCTGGACAGGGCGCTGGACGCCGCGATCTTCATGATCTACTCCCTGAACGGACAGCGCTGCACGAGTTCCAGCCGCCTGCTCGTCCAGCGCGGCGTGCACGACCAGTTTGTCGAGCAGCTGGCCGCGCGCGTGGCGAACATCCGCGTGGGCGATCCGCTGGACCCCGCCACCGAGGTCGGCCCACTGATCCACCCCCGGCAGTTCGAGAAGGTCTGCTCGTACTTCGACGCGGCCCGCGCGGACGGCGCGACCATCCGGGTGGGCGGCGAACGCATCGGGGACACCGGGAATTACGTGCGCCCCACCCTCTTTACCGACGCCCGCAACGACATGCGCATCGCCCAGGAGGAGATCTTCGGCCCGGTCCTGACCGTCATCCCGTTCGACACGGACGGGGACGCCCTGCGGCTCGCGAACGACGTGCCGTACGGCCTCGCGGCGTACCTGTGGACGAACGACCTGACCCGCGCGCACACCTTCGCGCACGGCCTGGACAGCGGCATGATCTGGGTGAACAGCGAGAACGTCCGCCACCTCCCCACCCCGTTCGGCGGCATGAAGGCCAGCGGCATCGGCCGCGACGGCGGCGACTACTCCTTCGACTTCTACATGGAAACGAAGAACGTCGCCATCAACCTGGGCGGCCACCGCGCCCAGCAGCTCGGGATGCCCAGCAACAAGGAGAATTGAGATGGCCCGCACCGGACAGCAGTTCCTCGACCGCCTGCGCCTGAACCCGCCCCACCTGTACATCGACGGGCAGCGGGTGGAGGACGCCACCACGCACCCCGCCACGCGCAACATCGCCCATTCGCTGGCCGGGCTGTACGACCTGCAACACGACCCGCGTTACCGTGACGTCCTGACCTTCGAGGAGGGCGGCGAGCGGCACGCGACGGCATTCATGGTGCCCCGCACCAAGGAGGACCTGCGACGGATCGGCGAGGCGCACCGCCTCCGCGCGAACTACTCGCTGGGCACGCTGGGCCGCGCGCCGGACTACATGAACACGAACGTCATGGCCGCCGGGATTGCCAGCGCGTACTTCGACCAGTGCGAGTCCAGCGGCGAGCCGGGCTCGGGCCGGAACTTCAGTGAGAACATGCGCCGCTACTTCGAGTACGTGCGCGACCACGACCTGTGCCTCACGCATGCCCTGACGAACCCGCAGGTGAACCGCAGCAAGCAGGCGTCTGAGCTGCCCGACCCGTACATCGCCATGGGCATCGTCGAGGAAACCGAGGCCGGTGTGATCGTGCGCGGCGCGCGCATGCTCGCCACCCTCCCCATCGCGGACGAGATCCTGATTTTCCCCTCGACCGTGATCAAGGAGAACGGCGACCGCAGCCGCTACGCCA
The Deinococcus seoulensis genome window above contains:
- a CDS encoding transposase, giving the protein MLPLLLLFLGLPAHQTRFFAHLIPLWQAIPGRVNARNFSRYSEWDERTFRRWMHKTLPWGELHWGLVRLLIRWGVLGSRFILAIDASFIPKSGKNTEGLGAFWNGSQSRSETGLELSCLALISLTGQHAFPLDIRQTRPKQDRADRLEQYLEQLKDVFSQRRTWLSGHLRAVVADGQYAKKMFMDAVHAEKIAFVTKLQSNANLLYPFTGEHPTRRGARRKWGGKVDFKDWSGWQSVPGDAQERVWTRVVWAPHFDRFLRVVVIERLDRKGQVKAHVVLCSTDTTMPAQEIRALYSARFQLEFVFRDAKQFAGLTTCQLRSTTGLENHWNAACFALSLGRAEQLLERSARTGRPAGVVPFSYEDVKRRAYNRLFASRIMANLGLSRRFAELEEHPSRPLDLGVKAA
- a CDS encoding DUF4132 domain-containing protein; the encoded protein is MSGDVQDLLRASQQPWKAAFEARLASLPTELAGPLGALHRGSSDPQVREGQQQAVTDLLHTSTPEVRQLIAAAFFPQFPELAARTLEALLTRHPYPQGYARRAFRAPGHRLAAAHAQAWLWQTWHATREYPQPIGWFAVHAGLLNAWQAHGLGLLLGQAISDGNEEVYGVLRDTAGTQHPVARMGRHVPGALLSSTREDAWTLAEGLLLAAQRQEGLRQVILETVDEASPDAFTRLLRLILKEDLLRFAATLRAACVWFGLNYDVTDLKTVRAHLTQALAFLGDPAAARATVTTGAGVDTYLALFTLAMRDAVHAADLARPLLGDADAARRMAAAQYLTAAELLTDDDRRTLLRDPDLRLAALAGSAVNRWAGSDLFTFEAFETYAQRLPESARHDPLLFPWLGQIPARDSALDALPTLRGGRPFTVLAPHLNGMSVYGKTAVLRALGEQAKAAPLDAPTRALLLTLLQDRNSSVSQEAVTVMAHFTPEPAEIGAVHTLLKRRSADLRRGLIRLLASDPAQAQASAHTLLGGNTDQRQAALQLLIETGGTLPGDFRPKNVTEQTLLARLTDPGSQVSLHDGLGLFDPSRLTRPAPLHARTRDYPAELQRGAALLRSLDALIVQHRETPLVGVGWDGRETVLLGNVSPWYLRPGRDGQPMPLDDLWQAWWNARPDAQDGDLTRMRWTLAHFVARNDTTESELQSELDGAELGPATQVAADISDADGSGADADSSDAPTATQVFQDFQRIFRLTLGPLVAMRLEHPDIARVIVDALHDQHATHTDTEMALDAWETALSHVPLDLELWVDPRYSWRRDDPRDLLDPLRPRGAWVSWTAEHVQRLWNVTLHLGQAFPELPRQRPDTALLLRAYEHGWANRDDLLDQLIGARPERAGYSSGSDFRDLGAYTRRTVRADLPTHPDWLSAVNAVRERVLEVELARGDLETPATRPALALQGAHGADLPLRLLAALGKNSLKRGYQGRNESRDVTFSHLIRVSFPLPGDTPAGFRAQAQALKLTDARLLDLAMFAPQWAPLVSGALGWRGLQDGVYWLHAHTRDSNWSVPQDVRDAWEAEITERTPLSAADLTEGAVDVEWFRRTHGALGAQRFAALLDAAKYASSSGGHKRAETFARAVLGELDETELRARIHDRRNQDAVRALGLLPLPRTKGAARAKASAARHVTERYRVISEFRRGARQFGAQRQASERRAADIGLHNLARTAGYTDPQRLVWAMEARTAPDWTQTVTVDGVTLGIALTDAGEASLTVRRDEKTLKTLPPALKKVPEVIALRESVTELNATRLRMRAALEDAMIRGDHLQPQELSDLAAHPVIAPMLRSLVWVMNEEHAGWWQGDTLGTPGGPRVIGEHALRLAHPHDLFTLGQWPAFQAQVMERSVTQPFRQVFREYYPPTPAEADAKRSTRFDGHHVQPGKAAALLKTRGWVPVPEEGVRKTWHAEGLNVWIDTSLGYGTPNEVEGTPLNAAYFLPHGATEPLTLSQVPPRVFSETMRDLDLVVSVAHVGGVDPEATQSTTEMRAALLRETLRLLQLGNVRLENDHALIDGHHARYTVHLGSGTVHRQPGGSLCIIPVHNAHQGRVFLPFADPDPRTAEVVSKVLLLAEDRRIQDPTILEQLR
- a CDS encoding aldo/keto reductase, with protein sequence MRTPTTRVKLSDGRTLGRSGLIVSPLALGTMTFGNAAWGSPDDVSGQVFDTYLQGGGNFIDTADVYSGGRSEELVGRFIAERGVRDQVVLATKSGFNVQPGNPHAGGNGRKHIHAALNASLRRLGTDYVDLYWLHVYDMVTPAEEVLQTMGDLVRSGQIRYFGLSDIPAWYATKMATLAQAHHVPGPVASQLEYSLVARQLEAEHRPAAADSGMGLVPWSPLAGGFLTGKYTRADTASQGRLSGSNPFQGPFTKFTDRNWAILDTLREVAAQTGHTPAQVALAWAAAQPGVTSTLIGASTPAQLAANLASLEVQLTPEHLGTLDRVSSPGPDFFSPGLQRAVFGGVSVQGWPVPG
- a CDS encoding SDR family NAD(P)-dependent oxidoreductase — translated: MQTLPSNDDLLSSLPTDTRLAGRTAIVTGSTGGIGEATARVLAASGAHVIVSGRDAARARHVADSILRAGGQATAVTADLSGTPDDVRTFARHATDALGGQVDILVNNAGVYPVTATEDLTDDDLEAILNVNIRAPHVLVAAIAPGMAARGSGHIVNIGSWMARTGTASGALYTASKAAAEQLGRNWAAEYGPRGVRVNTVAPGVTLTPGNAAHGAVLDAMTAATVAARPVRPVDVAHAVRFLLTDEAAFIHGSVLDVDGGISHTRLRF
- a CDS encoding winged helix-turn-helix transcriptional regulator: MQAVKPAAPPPPTGTPRSGCPVSLGLDIFGDRWTLLIVRDLMFSGKRHYREMLASDEHISSNILADRLKTLLGEGIITKTADPTHQQKVIYSLTEKGVSLLPILMAISDWSHAHRPVSDAYLPAPAPATLPPAWQQELDRVRAAHLNPELL